Proteins encoded by one window of Cannabis sativa cultivar Pink pepper isolate KNU-18-1 chromosome 4, ASM2916894v1, whole genome shotgun sequence:
- the LOC115712973 gene encoding flavonoid 3',5'-methyltransferase-like, producing MAEEVATQNKSILKSPALLEYIYETYCYPGEHEQLKDLREATVKKYKLRSIMGVPVDQGQFMSIFLKVMNAKKTIEIGVFTGYSLLTTALALPHDAKITAIDLNREAYEIGLPFIQKAGVDHKINFIESVASSVLDDLVNNEKEVGSFDFAFIDANKDEYKQYHEQLVKLIKIGGVIAYDNTLWFGTVALSDEEEMIMKDDFVKANRKITREVNTFLANDNRFEISLVSIGDGLTICRRLY from the exons ATGGCAGAAGAAGTAGCTACACAGAATAAGAGTATCCTCAAATCACCAGCACTTCTAGag TACATCTATGAAACATATTGTTATCCAGGAGAACATGAGCAGTTGAAGGATCTTAGAGAAGCCACTGTCAAGAAATATAAACTACG GAGTATTATGGGCGTGCCTGTGGATCAAGGACAGTTTATGTCGATATTTTTGAAAGTGATGAATGCAAAGAAGACTATTGAAATTGGAGTTTTTACTGGTTATTCTCTTCTTACCACTGCTCTTGCTCTTCCTCATGATGCCAAA ATAACAGCTATTGATCTAAATAGAGAAGCCTATGAAATTGGATTACCGTTCATTCAGAAAGCTGGTGTTGaccataaaataaattttattgagtCGGTAGCTTCTTCTGTTCTTGATGATCTCGTTAACAAT GAAAAAGAAGTAGGGAGCTTTGACTTTGCATTTATCGATGCTAACAAAGATGAGTACAAACAATATCACGAACAACTTGTAAAGCTGATTAAAATTGGAGGAGTAATTGCATACGATAATACTTTATGGTTTGGAACTGTGGCCCTTTCTGATGAAGAAGAAATGATTATGAAGGATGATTTTGTAAAAGCAAATAGAAAAATCACGAGAGAAGTCAATACCTTTCTAGCCAATGATAATCGATTTGAGATATCTCTTGTTTCTATTGGAGATGGACTCACCATCTGTAGACGTCTCTATTGA
- the LOC133036777 gene encoding uncharacterized protein LOC133036777: protein MNANSKSKTDAFHNQIYNVSYSWSKTECDREFKNVRKMNPAIAAYVESIGFEKWAHPYYLGDRYNIMTCNATESFNNVIEEFRKYPITTMVEFIRFTLQSWFADPLENADKCTTPLTTLFEMNLAKNHENERFRRVQQNGANLYNVGRGPNSERCGDVNLVERACTCGVFTLLERPCVHACAATLKTNTSVYTLCSPYYSKDTWRKTYDDTINLAGDEDD from the coding sequence atgaacgCGAACTCCAAGTCAAAGActgatgcttttcacaaccaaatatataatgtttcTTACTCATGGTCGAAAACTGAATGTGATAGAGAGTTTAAGAATGTTAGAAAGATGAATCCTGCCATTGCtgcatatgtggagagtatagggtttgagaagtgggctcacccttattATTTGGGCGATCGATACAACATCATGACCTGCAATGCTACCGAAAGCTTCAACAACGTGATAGAAGAGTTCaggaaatatccaataactactaTGGTTGAATTTATCAGGTTCACACTACAATCTTGGTTCGCTGATCCCCTCGAAAATGCAGACAAATGTACAACCCCTTTAACCACGCTCTTTGAAATGAACTTGgcaaaaaatcatgaaaatgaAAGGTTCAGGCGCGTCCAACAAAATGGAGCCAATTTGTATAACGTTGGTAGGGGACCTAACAGTGAAAGATGTGGTGATGTGAACCTAGTTGAAAGGGCATGTACTTGTGGCGTGTTTACGTTATTGGAACGCCCTTGCGTTCATGCATGTGCCGCGACATTGAAAACGAATACGAGTGTATACacgctttgctcaccttattattcGAAAGATACGTGGAGGAAGACttacgatgataccatcaatcttgctggtgacgaggatgattga
- the LOC133036652 gene encoding uncharacterized protein LOC133036652, with product MANEDEFKLFMAKCVLLVCIIGTYLGVGSKEKVHRSILTGANFLNELIQGHPRGCYDLLRKNISCFLRLANEMKTRGLLNDSRMVSVEEQLAIFIFTLAHNERNRVVQNRFQHSGETISRHFNKCLQACVRLGKHYLTPPGRGVPQEISSNQLFYHWFKENIIWLMQAMQIQKVI from the exons ATGGCAAATGAAGATGAGTTCAAGTTATTTATGGCGAAATGTGTGCTTTTAGTTTGCATTATTGGAACTTATTTAGGTGTTGGATCGAAAGAAAAAGTTCACCGATCAATTTTAACTGGAGCTAACTTCCTCAATGAATTGATTCAAGGACATCCACGTGGATGTTATGACTTATTACGTAAGAATATTTCATGCTTTTTGCGACTTGCAAATGAGATGAAAACAAGAGGACTACTGAATGATTCCAGAATGGTTAGTGTTGAGGAACAACTggcaatttttatatttacattaGCTCATAATGAGAGGAATAGAGTAGTACAAAACCGTTTTCAACATTCTGGAGAAACTATCAGTCGTCATTTTAACAAATGTTTGCAAGCATGTGTAAGACTAGGAAAACATTATCTCACTCCACCAGGTAGAGGTGTTCCACAAGAGATATCCTCCAATCAATTATTTTATCATTGGTTTAAG gaaaatattatatggTTGATGCAGGCTATGCAAATACAAAAAGTTATCTAG